The following proteins are co-located in the Vibrio azureus genome:
- a CDS encoding extracellular solute-binding protein produces the protein MKQLFLASTLSALSLGTISATLPTDLDWQTNWDEPQYGSPQAKRGGTYRTYMSSFPQTLRSVGPDANSGLRSFILDETPGLVVRHPDTLDFIPELANQWALAGDNKTVYFKLNPQAKWSDGHPVTADDFVFMLDFYRSKDILEPWYNDYYTKTIAEVIKFDDLTFAVRAASEFNPEELLLRMGALRPRPAHFYANPKKDANGDGIHDDFVRYYNFKSEPTTAAYYLADIKKGKSVTFKHVGEDWWGYSNKYYQNRYNVDKIRITVIRDNDIAKKHFEKGKLDAFGLVLPNLWHDKSNTAPYQKGYIEKFWGYNQYPVGAGGVWLNTAMPLLDDLNVRKGIHSAIDFDGMIENLMRGDYSRKPNPTGFGHGKYTLPDAVAPKFDPQKAAQAFTEAGFDKIGPDGIRLNDKGQRLSFELTYSTPLHTPRIAFLREQAKLAGLEIELKLIDGSSMFKYVREKKHQLAFLDMGTSEIPTYWEYFHSDNANKPQTNSFTNYSTDELDEKIMQYRFSMDMNEKIRLGHDIQRDIINAHVIVSGYMVPYVRYGHWRWLKLPDKPMNRMTEALFSGGIIGDGTYWIDPDVKKQTQQAMKSGQTFAPVVVVDDTYKL, from the coding sequence ATGAAACAACTATTTTTAGCGTCGACCCTGAGCGCTTTGAGTTTAGGGACCATTTCAGCGACGCTTCCGACTGACTTAGATTGGCAAACCAATTGGGATGAGCCGCAGTATGGTTCACCGCAAGCCAAACGTGGCGGGACGTATCGTACTTATATGTCGAGCTTTCCACAAACCCTACGTAGTGTCGGGCCAGATGCTAACTCGGGGTTGCGTTCGTTTATTTTAGATGAAACCCCGGGGCTGGTGGTTCGTCACCCAGATACACTCGACTTTATTCCTGAATTAGCCAACCAATGGGCATTAGCAGGAGATAATAAAACGGTGTACTTTAAGCTTAATCCACAAGCAAAATGGTCCGATGGTCACCCCGTTACGGCGGATGATTTTGTGTTTATGCTTGATTTTTACCGCTCAAAAGACATCCTAGAGCCTTGGTATAATGATTATTACACCAAGACCATTGCTGAAGTGATCAAATTTGACGACTTAACTTTTGCTGTGCGTGCTGCCAGCGAGTTTAACCCTGAAGAGTTGTTGCTTCGTATGGGGGCGTTGCGTCCGCGACCTGCTCACTTTTACGCTAATCCGAAAAAAGATGCCAATGGCGATGGCATTCATGATGATTTCGTTCGCTATTACAACTTTAAGAGTGAACCGACCACAGCCGCTTACTACTTGGCGGACATTAAAAAAGGCAAAAGTGTCACCTTTAAGCATGTAGGTGAAGATTGGTGGGGTTACTCCAATAAGTATTATCAAAACCGCTATAACGTCGACAAGATCCGCATTACCGTTATTCGTGATAACGACATTGCCAAAAAGCATTTTGAAAAAGGCAAATTAGATGCGTTTGGTTTAGTGTTGCCTAATTTGTGGCACGACAAGTCAAATACTGCGCCGTACCAAAAAGGCTATATTGAAAAATTCTGGGGCTACAATCAATATCCAGTCGGGGCGGGAGGTGTTTGGCTAAATACAGCCATGCCATTATTGGATGATCTCAACGTACGTAAAGGCATTCATTCTGCGATTGATTTTGATGGCATGATCGAAAATCTGATGCGTGGAGACTATAGCCGTAAACCGAACCCAACAGGTTTTGGCCATGGTAAATATACTTTGCCGGATGCTGTCGCTCCAAAATTTGATCCACAAAAAGCCGCGCAAGCCTTTACCGAAGCAGGCTTTGATAAGATTGGTCCAGATGGCATTCGCCTCAACGATAAAGGCCAGCGTTTGAGTTTCGAACTTACCTATAGCACGCCACTGCATACACCTCGGATTGCTTTTTTACGCGAGCAAGCGAAATTAGCAGGCCTGGAGATTGAACTGAAGCTAATCGATGGCTCATCCATGTTCAAATACGTGCGCGAGAAAAAACACCAACTTGCCTTTTTAGATATGGGAACCTCTGAAATCCCAACCTATTGGGAGTATTTCCATTCCGATAATGCGAACAAACCACAAACCAACTCTTTCACCAATTACAGCACAGATGAGCTGGATGAGAAAATCATGCAGTATCGTTTCAGTATGGATATGAATGAAAAAATCCGCCTAGGTCATGATATTCAACGTGACATTATCAACGCGCATGTGATTGTCTCTGGTTATATGGTGCCGTATGTGCGTTATGGTCACTGGCGGTGGCTAAAATTGCCTGATAAGCCGATGAATCGAATGACCGAGGCGTTATTCAGTGGCGGAATTATCGGCGATGGCACTTACTGGATTGATCCGGATGTGAAAAAGCAAACTCAACAAGCAATGAAATCGGGCCAAACTTTTGCTCCCGTTGTTGTTGTCGATGATACCTATAAGCTGTAA
- a CDS encoding ABC transporter ATP-binding protein, whose translation MENEVILRVKDLEVEFTTDDGPVKVLHGVNFEVRAGRTLGLVGESGSGKSVTSMAIMGLLPKPYGNIVHGEVEYRGTNLVTLPAEKMYQMRGNRIAIIFQDPMTALNPVHSIGRQLCEVLELHRPELNRKQREAYAVEMLAKVKIPLAEKRLNEYPHNLSGGMRQRVMIAMALACKPDILICDEPTTALDVTVQASILELMNELQQETGMAMIFITHDLGVVAEVCDDVAVMYGGRIVEKAEIFDLFDNPQHPYTERLMGLMPSLDNEPKQMIDIKPIDASIFAHS comes from the coding sequence ATGGAAAATGAAGTCATTCTTCGCGTCAAAGACCTTGAAGTCGAATTCACCACCGATGATGGCCCGGTAAAAGTCCTACACGGCGTCAACTTTGAGGTTAGAGCGGGGCGGACCTTGGGTTTGGTGGGTGAATCAGGCAGCGGCAAGAGCGTCACCTCGATGGCCATCATGGGGCTGTTACCCAAACCATATGGCAATATTGTTCACGGTGAAGTGGAGTACCGAGGGACGAACCTTGTGACTCTCCCGGCGGAAAAAATGTATCAAATGCGTGGCAATCGAATTGCGATTATTTTTCAAGATCCGATGACTGCTCTTAACCCTGTTCATTCAATCGGTCGCCAGTTGTGTGAGGTGCTTGAGCTACATCGGCCAGAACTCAATCGTAAACAGCGTGAAGCGTACGCTGTAGAAATGCTAGCAAAAGTTAAAATTCCACTGGCAGAAAAACGCCTCAATGAGTATCCGCATAATTTATCTGGTGGCATGCGTCAGCGGGTGATGATTGCGATGGCTTTGGCCTGTAAGCCAGATATTTTGATCTGTGATGAGCCAACCACGGCGTTGGATGTAACGGTTCAAGCATCAATTCTTGAGCTGATGAACGAGCTGCAACAGGAAACGGGCATGGCGATGATCTTTATTACTCACGATCTCGGTGTGGTGGCTGAAGTGTGCGATGATGTTGCGGTGATGTACGGCGGACGTATCGTCGAAAAAGCGGAGATCTTTGATCTATTTGACAACCCTCAGCACCCTTATACCGAGCGGTTGATGGGATTGATGCCAAGTTTGGATAATGAACCGAAACAAATGATCGACATTAAACCGATTGATGCCAGCATATTTGCGCACTCATAA
- the rph gene encoding ribonuclease PH: MRPNDRKADQVRPIKITRNYTAYAEGSVLVEFGNTKVLCNATVEESVPRWLKGQGKGWVTAEYGMLPRATHSRTRREAASGKQGGRTMEIQRLIARSLRAVVDLKAMGECMITVDCDVIQADGGTRTASISGASVAMADAFQHLVESGKLKANPMKGHVAAVSVGLLGDEVLCDLEYVEDSAADTDMNVVMTEEGKMIEIQGTAEGEPFSHEQLMALLESAKIGISDIVAAQKAALEN; the protein is encoded by the coding sequence ATGCGCCCAAACGATCGCAAGGCGGATCAAGTTCGCCCAATAAAAATTACTCGTAACTACACGGCTTATGCTGAAGGCTCAGTATTAGTTGAATTTGGTAACACCAAAGTATTGTGTAATGCGACCGTTGAAGAATCGGTGCCACGTTGGTTGAAAGGCCAAGGTAAAGGTTGGGTAACGGCAGAATATGGCATGCTACCTCGTGCTACACACTCACGGACTCGTCGTGAAGCAGCCAGTGGCAAGCAAGGCGGACGTACAATGGAAATCCAACGCTTGATTGCTCGCAGCCTACGTGCGGTTGTGGATTTGAAAGCCATGGGCGAATGCATGATTACTGTTGACTGTGATGTGATTCAAGCCGATGGTGGTACGCGTACGGCATCCATCAGTGGTGCTAGTGTGGCCATGGCAGATGCTTTCCAACACCTTGTTGAGAGTGGCAAACTGAAAGCAAACCCAATGAAGGGTCACGTTGCGGCCGTTTCTGTTGGCCTACTCGGTGATGAGGTTCTATGTGACCTTGAGTATGTAGAAGACTCAGCTGCAGACACAGACATGAACGTTGTGATGACGGAAGAAGGTAAGATGATCGAGATTCAGGGCACCGCAGAAGGTGAACCGTTTAGCCATGAGCAATTGATGGCGCTACTCGAATCAGCCAAAATCGGCATTAGCGATATCGTCGCGGCGCAGAAAGCGGCATTAGAAAATTAA
- a CDS encoding ABC transporter permease: MIKVSPLTQKKIRHFKAIKRGYWSFVILSLMLVLSLFAELLINSKALVVKYNGDYSFPVFSDVRLGSEFGQASSSEVNYRELQKTFQEQGGDNFVILPIVPWNPYEQDFSGDFPPTAPNAETQHYLGTDVIGRDILARLVYGFRTAMGFALLTMAISYAIGTAVGCAMGFWGGKFDLFVQRLIEVWSMVPFLYVIMILVSIVQPTFTLFVAINVLFGWMGMTWYMRTMTYKESAREYVMAARALGASTARILFNHILPNTMVMIVTLAPFTIAANITALTALDYLGLGLMPPTPSWGELLQQGKSNLDSPWIVSSVVTSIVLVLVMVTFIGEAIRAAFDPKKFTRYV, from the coding sequence ATGATTAAAGTCAGTCCATTAACTCAAAAGAAAATCCGTCATTTTAAAGCGATTAAACGAGGCTACTGGTCTTTTGTGATCCTCTCATTGATGTTGGTGCTTTCGTTATTTGCTGAACTTCTGATTAACAGTAAAGCATTGGTGGTGAAGTACAACGGTGATTACTCTTTTCCTGTCTTCAGTGATGTCCGCTTAGGCAGTGAATTTGGTCAAGCTTCTTCTAGTGAAGTTAACTACCGGGAATTACAAAAAACCTTCCAAGAGCAAGGTGGTGATAATTTTGTCATTTTACCCATAGTGCCTTGGAACCCCTATGAGCAAGATTTTAGCGGAGACTTCCCACCAACGGCACCGAATGCGGAGACTCAGCATTACTTAGGGACCGATGTGATTGGTCGAGATATCTTGGCCAGACTGGTATACGGCTTTCGTACTGCGATGGGTTTTGCCTTATTAACGATGGCGATTTCATACGCGATTGGTACTGCAGTCGGGTGTGCGATGGGCTTTTGGGGCGGTAAGTTTGACCTGTTTGTCCAACGCTTAATTGAAGTCTGGTCGATGGTGCCGTTTTTGTACGTCATCATGATCTTAGTCTCGATTGTACAGCCTACCTTTACCTTATTTGTTGCCATCAACGTACTCTTCGGTTGGATGGGGATGACGTGGTACATGCGTACCATGACTTATAAAGAGTCTGCCCGGGAGTATGTCATGGCTGCACGTGCTTTAGGTGCTTCAACTGCAAGGATTTTATTCAATCACATTCTACCTAATACCATGGTGATGATCGTGACTTTGGCGCCATTTACCATTGCTGCCAACATCACTGCACTGACGGCTTTGGATTACCTTGGCCTAGGTTTGATGCCTCCGACACCGAGCTGGGGGGAACTGCTGCAACAGGGTAAATCAAACTTAGATTCACCATGGATTGTGAGTTCTGTTGTGACCTCTATTGTGCTGGTTTTGGTGATGGTGACTTTCATCGGTGAAGCCATTCGAGCGGCATTCGACCCGAAAAAATTCACACGCTATGTTTAA
- the slmA gene encoding nucleoid occlusion factor SlmA — protein sequence MAGSKKSNRREEILQALAQMLESTEGASRITTAKLAKQVGVSEAALYRHFPSKARMFEGLIEFIEEALMTRINRILEDEKDTLERIRMVMHLILAFSERNPGLTRILSGHALMFENERLRERINQLFERIETQLRQILRERKLREGKSFPVEERILAAQILGQVEGSLNRFVRSDFKYQPTENFDEYWALLSAQIK from the coding sequence ATGGCTGGTAGTAAAAAATCCAATCGTCGTGAAGAGATCTTACAAGCACTTGCACAGATGCTTGAATCGACAGAAGGAGCATCGCGCATTACTACAGCAAAATTGGCCAAGCAAGTTGGGGTCTCCGAAGCGGCACTGTATCGTCACTTCCCGAGTAAAGCTCGTATGTTTGAAGGGTTAATCGAATTTATCGAAGAAGCCTTAATGACACGTATTAATCGTATCTTAGAAGATGAAAAAGACACCTTAGAGCGTATCCGCATGGTGATGCATCTGATCCTTGCCTTTTCAGAACGTAACCCGGGCTTAACGCGCATTCTTTCCGGTCATGCGCTAATGTTTGAAAATGAACGTTTACGCGAGCGTATTAACCAATTGTTTGAACGCATTGAAACCCAACTTCGTCAAATTCTGCGTGAACGAAAACTGCGAGAGGGAAAGTCATTTCCTGTCGAAGAACGCATTCTAGCGGCACAAATACTCGGTCAAGTAGAAGGCAGCCTCAATCGCTTTGTACGCAGTGATTTTAAATATCAACCAACAGAAAACTTTGATGAATACTGGGCACTGCTCAGCGCACAAATTAAGTAG
- a CDS encoding YicC/YloC family endoribonuclease translates to MIYSMTAYARKEIKGDWGSAVWEIRSVNQRYLETYFRMPEQFRALEPVLRERFRKRLARGKVECSLRFEANPAAKTELSINEALANQVIKAAEQVMHMTGELSRINPFQVMQWPGVMETPEQNMDEINKALLGAFDEAIDEFIEARGREGDNMKALIEQRLEAITAEVVKVRARMPEILEWQRERLFSKFEDAKVELDPSRVEQELILLAQKSDVAEELDRLDSHVKETTNIIKKGGAVGRRLDFMMQEFNRESNTLASKSISTDITASGVELKVLIEQMREQIQNIE, encoded by the coding sequence ATGATTTATAGTATGACTGCGTATGCACGCAAAGAGATAAAAGGCGACTGGGGCAGTGCCGTATGGGAAATCCGTAGTGTCAATCAACGCTACCTAGAAACCTACTTCCGCATGCCAGAGCAGTTCCGTGCTTTAGAGCCAGTACTGCGTGAGCGCTTTCGTAAACGTCTTGCTCGCGGCAAAGTAGAATGTAGCTTACGTTTTGAAGCAAACCCAGCAGCAAAAACAGAGCTCAGCATTAATGAAGCACTTGCCAACCAAGTGATCAAAGCTGCTGAACAAGTCATGCATATGACCGGTGAACTCAGCCGCATCAACCCTTTCCAAGTGATGCAGTGGCCAGGTGTCATGGAAACGCCAGAGCAAAACATGGACGAAATCAATAAAGCGCTTCTTGGTGCCTTTGATGAAGCAATCGACGAATTCATTGAAGCTCGTGGTCGTGAGGGTGATAACATGAAAGCGCTTATTGAGCAGCGTCTTGAGGCCATCACTGCAGAAGTCGTCAAAGTTCGCGCACGCATGCCTGAAATCCTTGAGTGGCAAAGAGAGCGCTTGTTCTCGAAATTTGAAGATGCCAAGGTTGAGCTAGACCCTTCTCGCGTTGAGCAAGAGCTGATTCTTTTGGCGCAAAAGTCAGATGTGGCAGAAGAGCTAGACCGCTTAGACTCGCACGTTAAAGAAACCACTAACATCATTAAAAAAGGCGGAGCCGTTGGTCGTCGTCTCGATTTCATGATGCAAGAGTTCAACCGTGAATCAAACACTCTGGCCTCTAAGTCCATCAGCACTGACATCACCGCCTCTGGTGTAGAACTTAAAGTACTGATCGAACAAATGCGTGAGCAGATCCAAAATATCGAATAA
- a CDS encoding ABC transporter permease subunit codes for MLSYFLRRLALVIPTFLGITILIFAITRFVPGGPVERMLSQMQAQGDGAASMTSAGGSTALSEEQIAELNAFYGLDKPVMEAYIEWLGRLVTFDLGESTRYYEPVSDMIAERLPVSLFYGGMTFFISYFISIPLGYYKALKHGSVFDSSSSILIFVGYALPGYVVGVLLITLFSYHLEWFPMGGFVGDDFDDYETFFERAKDVMWHAVLPLICYLIGDFATLTMTMKNNLMENLSSDYIRTAIAKGLPFNKAVRKHALRNSLIPIASHFGNSLLFFMTGAFLIEVIFNIDGIGLLGYESIMERDYPVVMGIVAINAVLLLIGNIISDVCVALVDPRVKFGA; via the coding sequence ATGCTGTCATATTTTTTGCGCCGTTTAGCTTTGGTGATTCCAACGTTTCTCGGCATTACTATTCTGATTTTTGCTATAACCCGATTTGTACCCGGTGGACCTGTTGAGCGAATGCTCTCTCAAATGCAGGCTCAAGGGGACGGTGCGGCGTCAATGACCTCCGCAGGTGGCAGTACTGCTCTGTCTGAAGAACAGATTGCAGAGCTGAACGCTTTTTATGGTTTAGACAAACCTGTCATGGAAGCCTACATTGAGTGGCTGGGGCGGTTAGTGACTTTCGATCTTGGAGAATCAACGCGCTATTACGAGCCAGTCTCGGATATGATTGCTGAACGTCTCCCTGTTTCGCTGTTTTATGGTGGAATGACTTTTTTTATTAGTTACTTTATTTCTATTCCCCTTGGCTACTATAAAGCCTTGAAACACGGCTCCGTTTTTGATTCTTCTTCTTCTATTCTCATTTTTGTCGGTTACGCGTTGCCTGGTTATGTGGTCGGGGTCTTGCTGATCACACTATTTAGCTATCACTTAGAGTGGTTTCCAATGGGAGGCTTCGTTGGTGATGACTTCGATGACTATGAAACATTTTTTGAGCGGGCTAAAGATGTGATGTGGCATGCGGTATTACCTTTGATCTGTTACTTGATTGGTGATTTTGCCACGTTGACGATGACGATGAAGAACAACCTTATGGAAAACTTATCGTCAGACTATATCCGTACTGCTATTGCCAAGGGGTTGCCATTTAACAAGGCGGTGCGCAAACACGCTTTGCGTAATAGCCTAATACCCATCGCTTCTCATTTTGGCAACTCGTTGCTGTTCTTTATGACAGGGGCGTTTCTTATCGAAGTGATCTTCAATATTGATGGAATTGGCCTACTGGGGTACGAGTCGATCATGGAGCGTGACTACCCGGTGGTCATGGGGATTGTGGCGATTAATGCGGTCTTGCTACTGATTGGTAATATCATTTCTGATGTCTGTGTTGCTTTAGTCGACCCTCGAGTGAAGTTTGGAGCGTAA
- a CDS encoding Kdo(2)-lipid IV(A) acyltransferase, which translates to MSKDKYTKPAFSLSLLHPRYWGVWSGFGLLALVVNLLPYRMLLSLGQTIGKLGMRFGKKRVHIATRNLELAFPEKTPEEIQSIVIENFKNTGMALIETGITWFWPTWRFKTIIVEKDLIALRIKAAEEKGVLLCCVHALNLEITARAFAVLGMAGYGAFRPHTNPAYNFIQYWGRSHNGNKLIDRKDLKQMIRILRRGERLFYLPDHDYGRNKAVFVPFFAIEDASTTTGTSILAYTSKCSIIPGSGFRNQNGKYEIIADQCIEDDYPQKDEVAAAAYMNKFVEMVILRAPEQWMWLHKRYKTMADENVPKGIRYK; encoded by the coding sequence ATGAGCAAAGATAAATACACCAAACCGGCGTTTTCTCTTTCCCTACTCCACCCTCGTTATTGGGGGGTTTGGAGCGGCTTTGGTTTATTAGCCTTAGTCGTTAATCTGCTCCCCTATCGCATGCTTCTTTCACTCGGCCAGACAATAGGCAAACTGGGCATGCGCTTTGGTAAAAAACGGGTTCATATTGCCACACGTAACCTTGAGCTGGCTTTCCCAGAAAAAACACCTGAAGAGATTCAGTCCATCGTCATTGAAAACTTCAAAAATACGGGGATGGCGCTGATTGAAACCGGGATTACTTGGTTTTGGCCGACATGGCGTTTCAAAACAATCATTGTTGAAAAAGATCTCATCGCCCTACGCATTAAGGCCGCAGAAGAGAAAGGCGTCCTGCTGTGTTGTGTGCATGCGCTCAATTTAGAGATCACAGCCCGCGCTTTTGCTGTGCTTGGTATGGCTGGTTATGGGGCCTTTCGTCCACACACCAATCCCGCTTATAACTTTATTCAATACTGGGGACGCTCTCATAACGGCAATAAACTGATAGATCGTAAAGATCTTAAGCAGATGATCCGAATTCTTCGTCGAGGCGAGCGCCTGTTCTATCTGCCCGACCATGACTATGGCCGTAATAAAGCTGTGTTTGTGCCATTCTTTGCGATTGAAGACGCCTCTACCACCACAGGAACAAGCATTCTAGCGTATACATCGAAGTGTTCGATTATTCCTGGTTCAGGGTTCCGTAACCAAAATGGCAAATACGAAATCATTGCAGACCAATGTATTGAAGACGATTACCCACAAAAAGATGAAGTCGCCGCAGCGGCTTATATGAATAAGTTTGTTGAGATGGTGATTTTACGTGCTCCCGAACAGTGGATGTGGTTACACAAGCGCTACAAGACAATGGCTGATGAGAACGTACCAAAAGGGATTAGGTATAAATAA
- the pyrE gene encoding orotate phosphoribosyltransferase gives MKAYQREFIEFALEKQVLKFGEFTLKSGRKSPYFFNAGLFNTGRDLARLGRFYAAALADSGIEFDVLFGPAYKGIPIATTTAVALADHHDVDTPYCFNRKEAKNHGEGGNLVGSALEGRIMLVDDVITAGTAIRESMQIIQANGADLAGVLVAIDRQEKGKGELSAIQEVERDFGCAVISIVSLSDLITYLEDKGDATEHLDAVKAYRAEFGI, from the coding sequence ATGAAAGCATACCAGCGTGAATTTATTGAGTTTGCACTTGAGAAACAGGTTCTTAAGTTTGGTGAGTTTACTTTGAAATCTGGGCGTAAAAGTCCGTATTTCTTTAATGCTGGTCTTTTTAATACGGGTCGTGACCTTGCTCGTCTTGGTCGTTTTTATGCTGCGGCATTGGCGGATTCAGGAATTGAGTTTGATGTGTTGTTTGGCCCTGCTTACAAGGGTATCCCAATTGCAACCACGACGGCGGTTGCGTTAGCGGATCATCATGATGTCGACACGCCTTACTGTTTCAACCGTAAAGAAGCGAAGAACCATGGCGAAGGCGGTAACTTAGTGGGCTCTGCACTAGAAGGTCGTATTATGCTGGTGGATGATGTGATTACTGCGGGCACAGCGATTCGTGAATCGATGCAAATTATCCAAGCGAATGGTGCTGATCTGGCGGGTGTCTTGGTTGCGATTGATCGCCAAGAAAAAGGCAAAGGCGAGCTTTCAGCAATTCAAGAAGTGGAGCGTGATTTTGGCTGTGCGGTCATTTCTATCGTCAGCTTGTCTGATTTGATCACGTACCTTGAAGATAAAGGTGATGCAACCGAGCACCTTGACGCAGTGAAAGCCTACCGTGCTGAGTTTGGGATTTAA
- a CDS encoding ABC transporter ATP-binding protein, with product MTKEVLRIEHLKQHFVSGKGLFKKGYTIKAVDGVSFSVAQGETLGLVGESGCGKSTLGRTILKLFEPTDGKIFFEGQEITRLSAKQMRPLRKDMQIVFQDPMESLNQRHTIGMILEEPYVIHNIGSSAERKQWVKELLVKVGLPESAVNRYPHEFSGGQRQRIGIARAIALKPKLLICDESVSALDVSVQAQILNLLLQLQQEMNLAIIFISHDLSVVKHVSDKVAVMYFGKVVESGSAKEIYANPQHDYTKKLLAAIPINHPKYRKKKRLAEKKQRVA from the coding sequence ATGACAAAAGAAGTATTAAGAATTGAACATCTTAAGCAGCACTTTGTCTCGGGCAAAGGGCTGTTTAAAAAGGGCTACACCATCAAAGCTGTTGATGGCGTTTCTTTTTCTGTGGCACAAGGAGAAACGCTAGGTTTAGTTGGGGAGTCGGGCTGTGGTAAAAGCACCCTAGGTCGTACTATTTTGAAATTATTTGAACCTACCGACGGCAAGATTTTCTTTGAAGGTCAGGAGATTACCCGTTTGTCGGCCAAGCAAATGCGGCCACTACGCAAAGACATGCAAATCGTGTTTCAAGATCCAATGGAATCTCTTAATCAGCGCCACACTATCGGGATGATCCTCGAAGAGCCGTATGTGATTCACAATATCGGTAGCTCTGCGGAGCGCAAACAATGGGTGAAAGAACTGCTGGTTAAAGTTGGGCTGCCTGAAAGCGCGGTCAACCGTTACCCTCATGAGTTCTCGGGGGGTCAGCGCCAACGTATCGGTATTGCGCGAGCGATTGCACTCAAGCCCAAGTTATTGATTTGTGATGAGTCGGTTTCAGCGCTCGATGTGTCGGTACAAGCTCAAATCCTCAACTTACTTTTGCAATTACAACAAGAAATGAATCTGGCGATCATTTTTATCTCCCATGACTTATCGGTCGTCAAACACGTATCCGATAAAGTCGCGGTGATGTATTTCGGTAAGGTTGTAGAATCCGGCAGTGCCAAAGAAATCTATGCTAACCCACAGCATGATTACACCAAAAAGCTACTGGCTGCGATTCCGATCAATCATCCGAAATACCGCAAGAAAAAGCGTCTCGCCGAAAAAAAGCAGCGAGTGGCGTAG
- a CDS encoding YgiW/YdeI family stress tolerance OB fold protein, producing the protein MNNTLILMLGALVAATPAFASNDTITEQAEVTTQQSGFDGPKVNDTLNTVEDVMDASWLTDGMTVTIIGHVTDSLGDDQYTFKDKTGQMSVKIGPYVWGEQKVSPKDQVQIVGKIAKNDSSSAVIADSLKVLSH; encoded by the coding sequence ATGAACAACACACTGATACTGATGCTTGGCGCTCTGGTTGCCGCCACTCCAGCTTTTGCCAGTAACGACACCATTACTGAACAAGCAGAGGTCACCACTCAACAAAGTGGGTTTGATGGCCCTAAAGTGAATGACACCTTAAATACTGTCGAAGATGTGATGGATGCCAGTTGGCTTACTGATGGTATGACCGTCACCATTATTGGTCATGTCACAGATTCCTTGGGTGATGATCAATACACGTTTAAGGATAAAACTGGTCAAATGAGCGTGAAAATTGGTCCTTATGTTTGGGGAGAACAAAAAGTCTCCCCCAAAGATCAAGTACAAATTGTGGGTAAAATCGCTAAAAATGATTCCAGTAGCGCGGTTATTGCCGACTCTCTAAAAGTGTTAAGTCACTAG